Part of the Rhodococcus sp. OK302 genome is shown below.
CTCCGGACATCACGTCGTTGCGCAGCTGTCAGTGCACGTGACTGACTGAGTAGGTGCGATCGTGGTTCGAATACCACCGAGACCCCTCACTCCTTGGACCAAGCCACTACGCATTGCGTCGTTTTGTACGTTTTGAGCAATTGTCTCGTAACTATGCGATAGCTCATTAAAGCAAACGTCCAAGCGTTTTTCTGCAAGACATACACAGACGGTATGGCCCGACAGCAAACATATGAATCCTTTCCCGCAACATCGACGCGCGACGGTCCGGGTTACGCGCTCAGAGGCATCGACGTCTCACCCGTCACCAAAACCGGACATCAGTAACAATGGGTTCTGATCGCCCATCACATCCACGGAGTTTTCAGCCAGACAAGGACAACAACGATGGCTATCGACTACACCCGACGACCCGGGGAGTCCACGTCCTCCCCGGCTTCGGTCAATCTGAGCAAAATCACCCTCACCAAGGCTGCGCCCACCGTCAACCTCGCCAAAGCCGGCGAACGCCAAGGAAACTTGCGCGTCAATTTGAACTGGTCACAAGGAGCAGCACCCAAGAAGCAAGGATTCCTGGCCAAACTTGCAGGCGCAGGATCCGGTGCCGTCGACCTCGACCTCGGCTGCCTCTACGAACTCGCCGACGGCTCCAAAGGTGTCGTCCAGGCGCTGGGCAACAGTTTCGGTGCGTTGAACAGTGCACCGTTCATCCAACTGGACGGCGACGACCGCAGTGGCTCGAACACCGGCGGCGAAAACATGCACGTCAACCTCGCCGACCCCAGCGTTTTCCGACGGATCCTCATCTTCGCGATGATCTACGACGGCGCCCCCAACTGGGCTGCGGTCGACGGTGTCGTCACCCTGTACCCGACCAGTGGACCCGAAGTGGAGGTGCGGTTGGATTCGGCCAGTAATCAGGCCCGTATCTGTGCGATCGCGCTCATCCAAAGTTCCGGTCAAGGAGTGAGCGTGACGCGGGAGGTGCAGTACATCGACGGCAGCCAGTCGGACCTCGACCGTGCTTACAGTTGGGGCATGAAATGGGCTGCGGGACGCAAATAGTCGAACGCTCTACGACTATCGGCGGAGACATCACTCCCGCCACTCCGCTAGAAGTATGAGAACGTACGGTTTCTCCCAATTCAGCCGCGTGGGTGATTAGGCTCGAGTTCGGTCAGGTCAGACATGAGGGGTCAACTCGACACGGATAGCGGGTCGGCTGCGGCATGTGCTTGGTGCGGTCGGCGGTGATGCCCGACCCACGAGGTCGGCATCACCACCCGGTCGATACAGCGATTTCACGGTAATCGCTTGCTGTTTCATTCACCTCCAGCCCGGGTATCGCGGCAGAGAAGCAGTTCTTCTCAACACCTTCACAAGCAGAACTGGTGATCCGGATGTGGGCGAAGCGAATGGACTCGGCGCTGATCATCGTCGTCGCAGTAGTCCTCGGAGTAATGGTGTGGGTTTCGAGTTCCCACGTCATCGCTTCCATCGGTGTGACGATCGCGACGGCCGCAACCTGTTGGATTGCAGGAGGATTCATTCACGGATTTCGCTCACCCAAATGACGGGAAACATACCGATACACGAAAATTGAAGCGAGGCAGGACGTCTGGCGAAAAGACTAGGACATTCGTCCCAGCGCGTTGTCTTAGATCGAATTCACGCAGGGTCGATGATTGCGCCATGGCATCTGCACAAAATCGAGTCGGGTGGATCGACTATGCACGAGGATTGGCGATCGTACTGGTCGTCTTCCATCACTCCGTAATATTCCTCGACGCGATCGACGCCGGGAGCGCATCCCTCACCAGCGCGGACAATCTCATGGTCTCCGTCAGAATGCCTCTGTTCTTCGTTGCGGCCGGACTGTTTGCCGGCAAGCACGTCACCGGCACCTGGGCGCATCTCTTCGCACGCAGAATCGCACTGTTCATGTGGATCTACGTACTGTGGTCCGCCATCCGATTCGCGGTGTTCTCATTCGTCACTTGGCCGCTCGATTCCAGCGAAGCCGGCACTGCCATCAGCCTCGCCACCTCGATGATCCTGCCGTCCGGCGCACTGTGGTTCATCTACGCGCTCGCACTCTATTACGCCGTGGCGAGGCTTGTGTCCGCACTACCGACTGCACCGATTATCGTTGTTGCTGCGGCAATTTCGATCCTGTTCTCCAGTTCGACCATCACCACTGGTGACTATGAATGGGACAGCATCTTCACCTACTTCGTCTACTTCCTCGTAGCCTGCAGATTCCGAAACCTGATCGTCGACGCCACCGAACGTGGCGGCTTTGCTGCGCTCGCCCTCACGTCCGGCGCATTTGTCGCGGTGTCAGCGCTCGCGTACATCGCCGACGCGCAAGAAGTCCCCGGAGTTCGTACCGTTGCCAGCATTGTCGGCGTCGCTGCAACCTTCATTCTCTGCAAATACCTCGATGCCTTGCCTGGTGGCCGATTCGCAGAATATCTCGGACAGAACACGATGCCGATCTATCTGTTGCATTACTTCCTGCTGGCATTCGCAGTCGTCTACCTCGACGGCCCACTGTCGGAGTTCTCCCCGATCGTGACATCTCTGGCCCTGACGGTTGTCGTGACACTGGCGTGCGTCGGGATCCACCGAGTCACCCAAAGAGTGCCCGGCCTGTACACGCTCCCCCGTCGCCTGGTCCTACAGAAGACCGCCTGACCCACCGCGAAATGAGGAGGCCGACACCCGAAACCTGCCGGCCTCCCCAGCGCTAACCCATCGGGTCAACCGCGACGGCAGTTGAGGATTGCTGCATGCGGTTGCGTCCAATAACCACTCAGCAGTTCGGCATTCACGTCTGCTTCAGGCGACCGAACCTGACCGTAATCAACCCACTGCGAGACCGAAAAACCGGCCGCGTGCAGTGCTGCATCGATGCGACCGCGGGTGACACCGTCGCCGCCGTCCGCGAGCTCACCGACGGCGGGGCCAACCACGTCTTCGACTGCGTCGGCGGCGAGGCGATCACCAGCCAAGCGATGGACATGCTCGACTGGGGTGAGCAGTTGATCATGCTCGGTGTCGCCGGCCCGGACGCCAAGCTGTCTGTTCCGGCCGCCACGTTCTACATGGATCGCTCGGTGTTGGGCTGCCGCTACGGTTCGTCACGACCGGGCGCAGACATACCTAAGTACCTCGACCTATATCGGTCCGGCCGGATCGTGACTCTTGGGTTCTGAACTGGTCGGGATTTGGGGGAAATGGGACGTAAGAGCACCGGACTGCGGTCGGCCGACTCAGAAACCTGACATGTCGTACGGGTACTTGTTGGTGGCTCCGCCGTCGACGACCATCACATGTCCGGTGATCGTCCGGGCGAGGTCGCTCACCAGGAAAGCCAGGGCACTTGCTACGTCGGCCGG
Proteins encoded:
- a CDS encoding acyltransferase family protein, which translates into the protein MASAQNRVGWIDYARGLAIVLVVFHHSVIFLDAIDAGSASLTSADNLMVSVRMPLFFVAAGLFAGKHVTGTWAHLFARRIALFMWIYVLWSAIRFAVFSFVTWPLDSSEAGTAISLATSMILPSGALWFIYALALYYAVARLVSALPTAPIIVVAAAISILFSSSTITTGDYEWDSIFTYFVYFLVACRFRNLIVDATERGGFAALALTSGAFVAVSALAYIADAQEVPGVRTVASIVGVAATFILCKYLDALPGGRFAEYLGQNTMPIYLLHYFLLAFAVVYLDGPLSEFSPIVTSLALTVVVTLACVGIHRVTQRVPGLYTLPRRLVLQKTA
- a CDS encoding TerD family protein translates to MAIDYTRRPGESTSSPASVNLSKITLTKAAPTVNLAKAGERQGNLRVNLNWSQGAAPKKQGFLAKLAGAGSGAVDLDLGCLYELADGSKGVVQALGNSFGALNSAPFIQLDGDDRSGSNTGGENMHVNLADPSVFRRILIFAMIYDGAPNWAAVDGVVTLYPTSGPEVEVRLDSASNQARICAIALIQSSGQGVSVTREVQYIDGSQSDLDRAYSWGMKWAAGRK
- a CDS encoding zinc-binding dehydrogenase, which translates into the protein MRLRPITTQQFGIHVCFRRPNLTVINPLRDRKTGRVQCCIDATAGDTVAAVRELTDGGANHVFDCVGGEAITSQAMDMLDWGEQLIMLGVAGPDAKLSVPAATFYMDRSVLGCRYGSSRPGADIPKYLDLYRSGRIVTLGF